The DNA region AGCGGGCAGGACCACCTCTTCTTCTCGGGCCGCACACAGCGTCGTCTGGCGAGGAACGTTCTTGCGGTCCGACAAGACACTACCGATTGGCAGACGTCGCCCCATCAACCGTGACCAACCCGTAGGTCACAATCCCCTCGGCCACGACCATGCCTTCCACCGTGGCGGTCACTTGCGCCTTTCCGAACGGACCCTTTCCCCTCAGTGCAACCACGGTCGTGATGAGCCGGTCACCGGGGCGCACCGCGCGGCGAAACCGTACACGTTCGAGATTCGCGAGGTAGATCAGACGGCCCTCGATGTCGGGGCGAAATGACACGAGGATCGCCGCAACTTGAACCATCGCCTCGACGATGAGGACCCCCGGCATCACCGGATTCCCAGGGAAGTGGCCCGCGAAGAACGGCTCGTCGATTGCGACGTTCTTGAGCCCGACGATGCGTTCGCCCGGTATGATCTCCAAGATGCGATCAACGAGCAAGAAGGGGTACCGCTGCGGGAGTCTCGTCAAGATCTGCTGAATGTCCATCGGCACCCTGCTATGCCCTTGCCTAGACTATGATTATCCTACGCAGAGCCACACGAATGGACGAGCTAGCTTATTTCGTAAGATATTCAAGCCCGTCGGCGCATGCTCGGCTTACATCAAAGCTAGCCTCTTTTTCCCCCGGCATTTTGTCCCAGCCGCCTTTTTCAATGAAGCCACTTCTCGCATAGGAATCTAACGCCGTTAATTCTTTAAGTTTCTCTTTATAGTTCGGGTCCTTTATGAATTGGGCGACGCAGATCGCGGCCCGAGTCGCCAGGACCGCCGCGTCGCTCCTCTGTCGGCTAGTGCCCCCGGTTGTCCAACCGCCCCACGCAAAGCCGATGATCATTGTGATGACTGCCCCACAAATAAGGCCCCAAATCCCAAACTTAACCTTCCCTCCAGTTTCTGGTTTCATTGATATGCCTCCCTGCACTTGTCCCTTCTTTGCCCGGTCATCCAGCTCTTCGGCTTTTTTCCGAATTCGCTCCTCTGGCGTGCTCAAGCGCGATCCCCCCTAAGCCCTACCCTGTCCAACGCAGCCCATTCGGGCGGGTCTGTCGAAACCCTCCGCGGATCTTCTACTAACGGGCCCGGCTTGCTGACGGTGCCGGCGCACCATACTTCAGACTCCGCCACCGTTCAGGTGGTCGCTGGTCACTCAAGGGATAGCGGTTTACGCTACGATCCGGTCTTCGGGCGGCAGGGTTGCCAGCGTCAAAGACGGGCTCCCGGCACTAACGCACCGAACATGCCCGAAGTCTACAACGACACTTGTGGGTTCCCGTTGCCTGCCTCTTCACGGTTGGAATCTAATGGGACTGTGCTGGCAGTCGCGGCCTCGTTGAAGCTCAAGCTCCGCAGAGTCCTCTTGTCAAGCTCCGAAGGTTTGGCCGGGGCCTGTCGGCCACCCCGTCACCGGATGTCGCGCGCAATGCTATCCACAGCCT from bacterium includes:
- the fabZ gene encoding 3-hydroxyacyl-ACP dehydratase FabZ translates to MDIQQILTRLPQRYPFLLVDRILEIIPGERIVGLKNVAIDEPFFAGHFPGNPVMPGVLIVEAMVQVAAILVSFRPDIEGRLIYLANLERVRFRRAVRPGDRLITTVVALRGKGPFGKAQVTATVEGMVVAEGIVTYGLVTVDGATSANR